CGTAGGCACGCTCCAGCCCGGTGCGCCCCACATGGGTGGTGCCCTTGTAACTGGCCTCGTTGAGCTTGCTCAGGTCCCTGGCGTCGATCCGGCCCACATAGCCCACCACATGCGCGAACAGCGGACCCAGCGGGTAGTTGCGGGTCAGGTAGGGCACCACGTCCACGCCGGGGAAGCGCCAGCGGTTCACCGCGAAACGGTCGATCTCGTCCTCGGTCAGGTGCAGCTTCAGCGGGATGCTGTCGAAGCGACGGCTGATCTTGACCTGCTTCAGGAAGGTGTCGATGTCCTCGTGGCTCAGCGGCACGACCCGGTCGAGCCGGGCCAGCATCGCCTTCATGTCCGTCACCTGCTCGGGTACCACCTCGAGCCTGAAGGCCGGCACATTGTCGGCCAGCAGCACGCCATTGCGGTCGTAGATCAGGCCGCGCGGCGGCGGCAGCACGCGCGGCTTCACGCGGTTGTTCACCGAACGGGTGACGAACTCGCTGTGGCGCACCACCTGCAGGTAGACATAGCGACCGACCAGCGTGCTCAGGCTGAGCAGGATCAACGCGAAGCCGGTCAGCGCGCGCCGCCGGAACAGCGCACTTTCCCTGCGGTTGTCCTTGATCGACTGCCGCCGCATCAACGGTCCCCGATTGTGCCGGTGGTTGCCATGCCCGTCGGTCGCCTCACTGGATGCGCAAGCGCATGCGCAGGTCGTCCATCAGCAGGAACAGGAACGGCCACAGCGCGGCGCCCACGAAAGGTGCGATCCACCACGTGGCCGGCGGCAGCGCCTCGCCCGCAAACGCACGCACGATCAGCAGCAGCACGCGGTCGTTAAGCAGCAGCGCCAGCACCGCGAGGGTCTGCTGCCACATCGGGAAGAAGCGCAGGCGCGAACGGAAGCGCAGCGCAATGAACGCCAGCGCGGTCAGGCGCAGCGCCTGTTCGCCCAGCAGCACGCCGTCGAGCAGGTCGGCGCCCAGGCCCAGCGTGAATGCCAGCCCCAGCGTCACCCGGTCGGCGGACTCCAGCGTCCAGTACAGCAGCACCAGGGCCGGCCAGTACGGCTTGAGCGGTTCCAGCGCCACCGGCAGCGGCACCAGCATCAGCAGCAGCGACACCAGCAGCGTGCCGACGAACCACCAGCGGGCGAATCGTGAATGGTTCATCGCTGCGCTCCACTGGCAGGCACAGCCGCTTGGGCCGGGGATGCGGCAGAGGATGCGGGCGCCAGCGAGGCCGGTGGCCCCACCGGTGCGGCGGGGGCGGGCGGACCGGCCGGCGCGGCCAGGTCATGCAGGATCAGCACGTCCTGGCTGCGGTTGATGTCGGCGCTGGGTTGCGCATGCGCCTCGAGGAACATGCCGGTCGGTGCCGGCGCCACCGCCTGCACGTCGCCCACCGGAAAGCCTGGCGGAAAGCGTCCGCCGATGCCCGAGGTGAGTAGATGGTCGCCCACCCTCACGTCGGCCGCGCGGGGAATCGTCGGCAGCACCAGCTGCCCGCCAGCATGCGAGCCATAGGCCACGGTACGCAGGCCGGTGCGTTCCACCACGACCGGAATCGCGCTGTCCGGGTCGGTAACCAGCATGACCACCGAGGTGGACGGCAGCACATGCACCACCTGGCCCATCACCCCATGCGCATCGATCACCGGCTGCCCGGCCTTGACGCCCTGATGCGCACCCACGTCCAGCATCAGGCGATGCCGGTAGGCTCCCAGGTCGACACCGACCACGTGGGCCAACTGGACCTTCAGGTTGAGGTAGCGACGCGTATCGAGCAGCTCCTTCAGGCGCTGGTTCTGCTCGGCCACCGCCGCCATGCGGTTGAGCTTGGCGTTCGCCAGCAGCAGGTCCTCGCGCAGCTGCCGGTTCTGTTCGGTGAGCTGCTTGCGGTCGGCGAAGGCCACGCCCAGCGAGTGCAGGCCCTCGGACGGCAGCCCGGCCAGCCGGTAGACCGGTTCCACCACCACA
This window of the Dyella sp. A6 genome carries:
- the mreC gene encoding rod shape-determining protein MreC, which produces MGQESSPLFSTSVAGTLRLIFYLALSMVLMVLDHRDGWLWRVRYGAAVVVEPVYRLAGLPSEGLHSLGVAFADRKQLTEQNRQLREDLLLANAKLNRMAAVAEQNQRLKELLDTRRYLNLKVQLAHVVGVDLGAYRHRLMLDVGAHQGVKAGQPVIDAHGVMGQVVHVLPSTSVVMLVTDPDSAIPVVVERTGLRTVAYGSHAGGQLVLPTIPRAADVRVGDHLLTSGIGGRFPPGFPVGDVQAVAPAPTGMFLEAHAQPSADINRSQDVLILHDLAAPAGPPAPAAPVGPPASLAPASSAASPAQAAVPASGAQR
- the mreD gene encoding rod shape-determining protein MreD yields the protein MNHSRFARWWFVGTLLVSLLLMLVPLPVALEPLKPYWPALVLLYWTLESADRVTLGLAFTLGLGADLLDGVLLGEQALRLTALAFIALRFRSRLRFFPMWQQTLAVLALLLNDRVLLLIVRAFAGEALPPATWWIAPFVGAALWPFLFLLMDDLRMRLRIQ